The nucleotide sequence TGGTTTTCACGGATGGCTCAAAGCGATCTATAGAAGGTGTCCTCAAGGTTTTTGATGAGTTTGCTGCCATATCAGGGTTGAAGATTAGCCTCGAAAAGTCCACATTGTATATTGCGGGGATCATGGCGACTGATCAAGAGGACATTTTTTCCGTTAGCTTCAGGAAGCTTTCCTGTTAAATATTTGGGGCTCCCCTTGCTTACGAAACGCATGACAGTCCAAGACTACTTACCATTGGTTGAGAAGGTTCGATCGAGAATGAAATCATGGACTGGGCGGTTTCTTTCTCACGCTGGTCGACTGCAGCTCATTAAATCAGTCATTACAAGCCTTACAAACTTCTGGATGCAGGCTTTCAGGCTTCCAAGTAGTTGCCTCAAAGATATTGAGAGACTATGCTCAGCTTTTCTGTGGTCGGGGCCTGACTTGAAAACAAGTAAAGCAAAAGTTAGTTCAGGTGATGTTTGTTCACCAAAggaagaggggggggggggggggtctaGGGCTGAGACCTTTGAAGGAAATAAACATGGTCCACAGCCTCAAACTAATATGGAGAATCCATTCGACAAGAGCTTCGCTATGGGTTAAGTGGGTACATCAATACCTGATCAGGGAAGGGTCATTTTGGTCGATCAAAGAGAGCACCGCTTTGGGGTCTTGGACGTGGAGGAAGCTGTTAAGGCTTAGGGACCTTGCAAAGCGTTTCTTCAGAATGGAAGTCAAAAATGGGAAGAACACATCGTTTTGGCATGGAGTGTGGTCAAAGCTTGGCTGTCTCAAGGATGTTTTAGGAGACAGGGGCCGCATTGCTCTGGGAATCTCAGGTAATGCAGTAGTTGCGGATGTGATTGGAAATCACCGACGAAGAATACATAGAGAGAACATTTTAAATGAGGTAGAGGAAGAGATTGCAGCACTGCATTGTGTTATAAGCCAAGAGGAGGATGTTGCTCTTTGGAAACAGAAAGAAGGAGTATACAACAATATGTTCTCTGCAAGGAAAACATGGATCCAGCTTCGTACCGCTTCTCCAAAGTGCGTGTGGAGTAGAGGGATATGGTTTTCACAGTCCACACCGAAGTACTCCTTCCTGCTATGGGTCGCTTTGCGCGAACGGATCCTCACTTGTGATAGGATGCAATCGTGGAACGTTGCGATTGATCCAACATGTGTACTCTGTAATGAAGCTGATGAAACTTGCAGTCACCTCTTCTTCAACTGCAATTATTCCAAACAGATATGGCAGGTTCTAGTGGGAGGTATCTTGCAAAGGGCATTACCACGGACTGGAACGATATTGTGACGATGGTATCAAATAATAGACTGCCATCAACAGAGCAATTCCTACTTCGATATGCATTCCAAGCCACAGTCCATGCTTTATGGAGAGAAAGAAATGGGCGTCGGCATGGAGAGCAAGCAAAGCCTGCGAGTCTGTTGGTGAAAATAGTGGACAAGACAATTCGACTAAAGCTCCTCATGGTTAAAGGAAAGGGCCACAAATACCTTGAAGAAAGCTTGAGCACATGGTTTGGGACTAGAGAGTCAGAAccataaagattttttttttttgccttataGGATTTTCTAGAAGTTAAATACTACACCAAAAATTGAAGCACTTAATGTAAAAAGGTTTTgctttgaataaaatttaacatttattcaaaaataaaaaaaataacgcTGCATGATGTTTGTTGATGTTCAGGTCCGTATGGTTACTGGTGACAACGTCCAAACTGCCAGGGCTATTGCTTTGGAGTGTGGAATATTGACTTCAGATGCTGATGCCTCAGAGCCTAATCTTGAAATGGGTGCGTGTATCCGTCTGGTTTGTAGATTTTTCGACTTCCTGACATTAGAGTGTATCTAATTGAGATATGCTTTGTCTTCCTGCAGAACATAAAGCCTCATGAAAATTGGAAACAACTGTTTTCCATAAACATACGCAGCAGTAGATCATTTCTTAGAGTAATGCAAGATATGTACCTGAACCTCTTCTTTGGAGATGAAGTGTTCAAATACTTTAGGAGCTATGATAGTTAGAGGTGATCTTGCAGTTGAACGTGGATGGGAGAGACTAGCTAATATACAAGAGATTATAGCTGTTTGTAAAGTTACTAAGGTGATTTTGGCGACTCAGGTTATTTGAATCACTTGTCAATGGTCTTCCAACTCGAGCGGAGATCACAGATGCTTCAAATGGCAGAAGGTCAAAAAATTTCACCAAAAGTAAACATGATCCtgctaaatatttatttgtctatggagtttgaatatttttgcaGGAGAGCTGTGTGATGTTGAACAAAGGCAACTTATTATAAGccttttgtataaatattttataagccCTTATAAAACTCTATTCTATAAAtcaacttattattttttataataaattaacttaGAAATCCTTACAAACCAGTtcataaactcttataaattaacttataaaactttataatcaAAAACCagtttataaattagtttataatCCCTTATAAGCTAATTTATAAACccttagaaattaatttataaaccatttaaaaatacttaaaattaataatagtgaTTTACTATCAAAATGACTGATTTATGATTTCGCATAATCAACTATTGTTCTACAAAAACACATAAAGCAATTGCTAATCATCAATTCCGGCTACAAGATTGATGCATACACATGTCCaattatttataaaccatttaaaaacacttataaatgacttataaacccttataaaacttataatttttttgaataattttataaatgaaataaagacttttataaatgatatataaaaaactcttataaagattatttataaattgttataaataaatagctgttataccaattataaaatttttttaaaaaattataaactaattttaaaatctattcttttatagtttctataaattatttgctcataaccaATTCACAAacacttaaataattataaacttttattaatGGGTACATTTGTTTATTGGAGTTTATAAATGATACACAAAACCTTCTAAATTCTTACAAAAGacatattagtttatatatacttataaaattttataaattgatttataaggtcttataaactgatttattatttataaactgatttatggtttataaggtgatttttggggttttaagataatatattatttttattaactaattttagttttataagtgtttttttttgacgtcgaacggctattctattactcaagcttgaggtggtctgggtaaccagaccggaatagaacaaccaatgaaaagtaacATAACAGAAAGATGAGTAAATGCCTTTGGACAACCAAAGAGAACATAACAGTATCTGGGTAACACCAAAGAACATTATTGCTTTGCGAAACAATACTATGGCCTAACAGTACTATTACACCACAGAACTAAGTTTAAAGCTTTCCCTAAGAAAAAATCATTTCTTTAAGTAACTATCTGAAATCCAACCAGCACATGAAAGTAAGATCATGCCCAACTTTCCTCAGTCCCAACAGAACTATAATGATTCAtgataggaaaaaaaaattaagtcaaATGCCTTTTGTCGCTATAAGATCTGaaagttttatttgatttgcCTCATTAATAGGCTCCCGAAGTGACGCTGATCGTTATGATTGGAGGCACAATCTCCATTCCTCCAGCTTCCCTTAGTTTAAAATCCACCTTAAACCCTGAAAACGCAGTACCACATCCATCATCACAAGTTACGATTCAGGAGAGGATGCAACGACAACCAGCGAGCTATTCAATCAGCGGCGAGGATCTCAAATCAGGAGGCTTTCCTCTCTGTCATACAACGGCGGCTAAGCTCCGTGAAAACGGCGAAGCTGAATCTCCATGAAAACGGCGAAGCTGATTCTCCATGAAAACAGCGAAGCTGAATCTCCAAGAATATGACGACGAAGCTCTATGAAGACGGCAACAGCTAAGCGTGCTGATTGTGAAGCAAGGTTATCTATTGTACAGAAGTAGGAGTCGACATTGTGGAGGTTTGGAATCGCAGAGAACCGGTCGTGTGAGAGAGATACGGCAGATCTCTGGTGACTCCGAGAAAGTCGATCgccaaaagagagagaggaagaaaacGATGATTGAGAGAAGATAAGAGAATGATACTATTGTCTTTTGCCCATTAATGAACatggtatttatgaaaatgtcccTATACTAGTGGTAAAGTTGAAAACTGGTATCAACCAAagtgtaaaagtaaaattttccctttttattaactattattaatatatagtgatttgcttaatacattttactttgttatcAAGTTTTttacttactaatatattttcaagttaggtacaataaataacaatctgaaataatcaaatagagaatctccttcaaaatatttttttatttaatttatacattttgcatatagtacattttaaatttatttatattatacttttaacaTTTATCAGTTTagtattttacagaatttataagtaaaacattgtttttttcaaataatatagtcctattattttagtaaatttgtatacatagtagcatatatcatattattttagtaaattttatttttcattaatattttaaatgaattactaaaatttcaaagttttctagtaacatgtttttaaatagtatatgaactaaaggttattatatactattatattttgtatattaacatttttaataatatattgttgagagtttcaaaatacaaaaaaagatAACATATATAGTTacagatataaaagtttaacccatggtaataaatttatttttctataaaatattatatagtttacaaattttaacccattttaatgatgagtgttaatttatttaaatgaaacaattttaaaaaataaaattttctaatttacctatttaatataactttcatatttaattcatatagcacttttattttatatagagaatataattattgaatttataaaatagtaaagaattttttattttcttgttttataataaaatgctatttaacattgatttataataatattatattactagttacgaaattaatcaatagattttgtttaattaaaaaaataaatttatagttattaaaatgtaaataatcaaatatatcatattaactAATTCTCGGTTCTACTATGATTTgttaatagtagataaaaataagaccataaattaatagattagatgttagtaaacattgatttataaataatattatattaataattacaaaattagttaatgtgttattttataaaatattttaatttttaaataagattttgttagattctttctcaggagattttgttataattacaaaaaatcaaatttattgttggtttattataatgtaaataattaaatatgttatattaactAATTCCTTAAGTGGTCTTACTATTACTATGATTTGTtaatagtatataaaaataggACCTaaattaatagtatagattttcaCTAATAATATTATCATGAGATACAAGTTAAAACAAAAGCACTTGCATGGGATGAGTGTACTAACTACCACTAAGGATCCtaatcaaatctttattttcgCACAAATACACTGTTTTTTGTGTTGCTTTCaccaaatatatttaaaatggtaGGTAGGATTCGAATTGATTTGTTACTGGTTATGATGGGTTAGTGTACTCACTACCATTAAAACTTCTCCTGTTAAGTCTCTAGATAGCAGTACTTTCGAATTGAtatgttgatgatgatgtcgCAGAGGTTCATTGTATagattatttttcatatatagtttttttctattaataatatcatcaactttaaaaaaaaacttgagatACAGGTTAGAACAAAATCCCTTGGAGGGGGTGTACTAACTACTACTAACAAAATCATTGTCTAGGGTTTTGATATATGCTTTCCAGACAAAAGATAATTATCACACAGAAAACgatattttcttatttcttttacaCACAGACTGCAGAAGTgtacatattttttgaataccACATATTATAAAGACGCAAACCCAAAGCCAAAACTGGCTTGAATACAATACTGCCTTGGCCAACGAATCAGCCATAAAATTTAGAGtgcagaaaaataaaacaaaggaaATAACAGAGAAGGATGAAGATAAAATCTTGATGTCCCGAGTGATCCGCTGGATGACAATTGGAGGAGAGTGAGGGATCCGCAGAAGTGTACATTTAGAGTTGATTTGGATTAAAACAGACGAACGACATGCTGTAAGAACTCTGCATCGGCCAATAATTTCTCCAAAACGTGAGACCATAAAAACGTATGAATCTCCATGCTTCCTAGTTCAGTTCCCGGGTAAACAAGGATTTTACCATGACCAGAAATTCCCGGTCCACCTCGAATCGCAATCGGTTTACCCCAACCAAAATCGCTTCCAAACACATTGAACCGTGGAGAGCTACCAACAACAAGCGAATTATTCTCCACCAAATGATTCGGTATTTTCGGGTTCTTCGCCCAATTCTCAGCAAAACGTTTGATTACTTCACTCGTTTGCGACCTCACAGTTTTGTTTAGCTGCAAAGCAGCCCAACCCAGTCCGTTGTCAAGCATTTCTCCGGCGGTTGTGGTGGTCAGCGCCATTCCGACCATGTTTCCAAAACACTCTTTCTCGAGCGGAGGGTTTAGCCTCTGTCTGATATCCATTCCTAACTTGCAATGAATCACCTCTTCAGGATTGAGACCACTGTTTCTGATTATTGATCGCCACATATGCGCCACAACGGCTTGAAGCGAAGAGATTTTCAGATCCTCATCATGAGAACCAACAACCTCATCCTTGACTTTCTCTTTGAGCTCAGAGATGTTTCTACTCGTGAGCCGAAAGATGCTCTTCTGCAAATCGGGAGAAACAACTTCTTCACCAGGTGAGGAGGAGGATACAATCTCCGAGACCGGAACTCGAATTGGATAGTCAACCCCGTCAAGAAACCACCCACATAGACGCAAAGGAGGAAACGTTTTCCGGGCGGTAGTGCAAATCTCCGTCAATGTTCTCAAGAAACTATACATTGATGTTCCGTCTACAACCACATGGTTATTACAATATCCGATGAAAACTCCGTCTCGTAGCTCCGTTACTTGGAACGCAATCAACGACTGCGAGACCCCTTCCCAGCTTTTAACTCCGTTAGCCGGGAAAAACGCATTCCAGAAATCAGGGACAGCAGCCTTGGCCGGATCTAAAACATCATTCACCGATACAGTTGCTGCCGAAgcatgtatgaatctgatccctGAACCATCGCAGTCTATGTAAAACGACGCCGTTTCGTCATCTTCGTAGTCCTTCTTGACTAGACGTCCAGCTAAGGGGTAGAATATCTTCAAAGCCACGGACAGAGAGGACTTCAGGTGAGAGATTATGTTGGTTTCCGGGTCTGGTTGCGGAAAGATAAGACCTCTTTGTACGTACTCGGTTTTAAGCAAGaagagatcaaatggagtgAGATGGATCTTAACCCGATCAGATACATCCTCGTTGCTCTCTGGTTGAACAATGGTCTCTGAGATCACTACTACAtctgccattttttttttttttgagtaaaCGACCAGTGAGGAATGTGTGTGTATTTAAATGTTTCAGTCTCACCTAAAAATAAAACTACCACGTGGTCTATATAAGATGAGCCCGGTTGGCTGTTTATTGGGTCATAAATAGCCCAGCCCATTTTCAATTTTCGTGCAGAGTTTCATTGTCAATGGTGTTACCTTGGCATGACTACAAAAGGTGTTGTTaatctccaaaaaaaataaaagctgTGAGCCGTTAGCACTAAGATGCCCCAGCTGCTATGCTTCTTTCAACTGTCCATCTATTACTAGTTCAGTTTGTGCGTCCATCAATACTAAATCTGAAACAGTGGAATCTGATTCTTCTACATTATGGCTTTAAACTGCATTGCTCGAAATGCGAGTTAGAAGGTAGCACAGGAAGAATATCCCCTGCAATGATAACTAACCAGGTAGGCAAGGGTTTAATTTCTAAGTAAGAAAAACCATTTTATCATGCGTTTCAGGTGAAAGGCAGATTGATGGGTTCGTGCCAATGTACTACAAAGGCATAATGATGGTGCATATAAAACCTTCTCTCTTGGCTCTTGGCTCGCTTCAGGGCTGTCTAATAGCACGTTTAATTGGACCGATCGAACAGGgtccaaatcaaaaaaaaaaaataattaagaattttttaaaaatattatataaattacggtctaaaatttttaaaaatatatataaatctaaatttagagcatataatgttttaaaaaaacagtaaatatacatatatatatatatatatatataaaactatttcaTTACATTATTAATTATACAGCTAATATTTTTGAACAGGTCCGAAAATTAATTGAGACGGCCCTGCCTCGCTTATATAACCATAATTCTGAATACCTGTGGTTACTAAGTCAGGATAATGAAAGCTTTCCTTGTACATTTTGTGTTCAACAGTGTGACGATGAGTCTGGCAAGCACACCAGTCGCAGCCCCAACTTTGGTCTGCTTGGTGACAGTGAATGGGGACACTAGTAAAAATCTATCGCATAGCCACTGTAGTGCCACTTAAAAACCGTGGCTATTTAAAAGAAGCCACGATACCGCCACGTAAAAGCCACGAGACGTAAAAAGCCACGGTAAAATTAAGAAAGCCACGACCCAGTCACGAAACAAAGCGTGGCAACTAAAAGCCACGGAACCGCTACGAAATTTTCGTGGCTGTATAAATTAGCCACGAATTTGCCACTAATAAAACGTGGcaccattttgtttttttgtgccGACATCAAAAAGGAAGTGTTACGTCCAATCGTTTGACGAAATGGGATCTAGCCACGGTTGTTTCATGGCTGTTTCGTGGCTATACATGCTTTTTGAGTCTTTATTCTGGTTATGGCAGAGAAATATTCGTTTGGCAATGATATTTTAAGAGAGCCACGAAAATTTCGTGGCCTGGTCGTGGCTATGTCGTATCATATATACGCTTCATAACCGTGACATTTAGAACTTTTGTTCTTCTCTCAAATTTTCAGAACAAAATGTCTTTCTACTTTCAATCTAGAGAATGGATGGATCAAAGAATTGATCCTGAGAGTAATCAGGTTTCTGAAATATTTCTTGGAGGTGTTGATGCATTTATTCAATTTGCGTGTAATCAAGAAGATTACAAAGAAAGAGAAACTTTGTTGTGTCCGTGTGCTCGATGCAAAAATGTGAAGCAACGTGAAGCAAGAGTTGTCGCACGACATCTATTCTTGTACGGTTTCAAgggaaattat is from Brassica napus cultivar Da-Ae chromosome A4, Da-Ae, whole genome shotgun sequence and encodes:
- the LOC106449500 gene encoding uncharacterized acetyltransferase At3g50280-like, which gives rise to MADVVVISETIVQPESNEDVSDRVKIHLTPFDLFLLKTEYVQRGLIFPQPDPETNIISHLKSSLSVALKIFYPLAGRLVKKDYEDDETASFYIDCDGSGIRFIHASAATVSVNDVLDPAKAAVPDFWNAFFPANGVKSWEGVSQSLIAFQVTELRDGVFIGYCNNHVVVDGTSMYSFLRTLTEICTTARKTFPPLRLCGWFLDGVDYPIRVPVSEIVSSSSPGEEVVSPDLQKSIFRLTSRNISELKEKVKDEVVGSHDEDLKISSLQAVVAHMWRSIIRNSGLNPEEVIHCKLGMDIRQRLNPPLEKECFGNMVGMALTTTTAGEMLDNGLGWAALQLNKTVRSQTSEVIKRFAENWAKNPKIPNHLVENNSLVVGSSPRFNVFGSDFGWGKPIAIRGGPGISGHGKILVYPGTELGSMEIHTFLWSHVLEKLLADAEFLQHVVRLF